The following DNA comes from Numida meleagris isolate 19003 breed g44 Domestic line unplaced genomic scaffold, NumMel1.0 unplaced_Scaffold601, whole genome shotgun sequence.
CTCCAACAAGGGTGAAGTTGGCCATGCCCCCACCATTGGGCTCCTGGTGCTGGATAGGGGCGGAGTGCCCGTCCTTGTGCAGGAAGATAATGCCCCCATAACTGTTGTTCCGGCACTGCATGGTCACATTCATTCCCACCTTCACACATTCATCAGGGCTCATGGAAATGCCAGGAGGGGGGAATCTTGGATCTGAGTGCAGACAGGAAATAGCGATGGGACATGGCCCTGTGGCGACAGCCCAGGGCCATCTGCTTTCCCCAGTGCCCTCACCTGTCACCATCAGCTCCACGGGGTCACTCATATTCGATGTCCACAGTGGCTCCAGTATCTGGTATTGACACCAATACTTCACTGCATCTTCCGGCTTTATACCAACCAAGAAGAACTCAGCTGTATCCTGCACCTTGTCTACGTCCTTCTCAGACATCAAATGTCCATCCTGGTACAGCCAGACCCGGGCAGCCGTCTGGGGCACGTGGCAGCGCAGGGtgacagtgtcccccagggacaccccctGGCTGGGATGCAGTGACAGGGAGGGTCGGGGCACTAGGACAAGGGGACAGCAGTCAGCCTTGTCTCTGCACACCCTCCTCGACCCCTCGGATGGCCTCCTCCCCacgctcccctccctctgtccacattctccccctctccccataCTCACGCTGCTGTGCCCTGATCGCTGCCACCAACCACCANNNNNNNNNNNNNNNNNNNNNNNNNNNNNNNNNNNNNNNNNNNNNNNNNNNNNNNNNNNNNNNNNNNNNNNNNNNNNNNNNNNNNNNNNNNNNNNNNNNNNNNNNNNNNNNNNNNNNNNNNNNNNNNNNNNNNNNNNNNNNNNNNNNNNNNNNNNNNNNNNNNNNNNNNNNNNNNNNNNNNNNNNNNNNNNNNNNNNNNNNNNNNNNNNNNNNNNNNNNNNNNNNNNNNNNNNNNNNNNNNNNNNNNNNNNNNNNNNNNNNNNNNNNNNNNNNNNNNNNNNNNNNNNNNNNNNNNNNNNNNNNNNNNNNNNNNNNNNNNNNNNNNNNNNNNNNNNNNNNNNNNNNNNNNNNNNNNNNNNNNNNNNNNNNNNNNNNNNNNNNNNNNNNNNNNNNNNNNNNNNNNNNNNNNNNNNNNNNNNNNNNNNNNNNNNNNNNNNNNNNNNNNNNNNNNNNNNNNNNNNNNNNNNNNNNNNNNNNNNNNNNNNNNNNNNNNNNNNNNNNNNNNNNNNNNNNNNNNNNNNNNNNNNNNNNNNNNNNNNNNNNNNNNNNNNNNNNNNNNNNNNNNNNNNNNNNNNNNNNNNNNNNNNNNNNNNNNNNNNNNNNNNNNNNNNNNNNNNNNNNNNNNNNNNNNNNNNNNNNNNNNNNNNNNNNNNNNNNNNNNNNNNNNNNNNNNNNNNNNNNNNNNNNNNNNNNNNNNNNNNNNNNNNNNNNNNNNNNNNNNNNNNNNNNNNNNNNNNNNNNNNNNNNNNNNNNNNNNNNNNNNNNNNNNNNNNNNNNNNNNNNNNNNNNNNNNNNNNNNNNNNNNNNNNNNNNNNNNNNNNNNNNNNNNNNNNNNNNNNNNNNNNNNNNNNNNNNNNNNNNNNNNNNNNNNNNNNNNNNNNNNNNNNNNNNNNNNNNNNNNNNNNNNNNNNNNNNNNNNNNNNNNNNNNNNNNNNNNNNNNNNNNNNNNNNNNNNNNNNNNNNNNNNNNNNNNNNNNNNNNNNNNNNNNNNNNNNNNNNNNNNNNNNNNNNNNNNNNNNNNNNNNNNNNNNNNNNNNNNNNNNNNNNNNNNNNNNNNNNNNNNNNNNNNNNNNNNNNNNNNNNNNNNNNNNNNNNNNNNNNNNNNNNNNNNNNNNNNNNNNNNNNNNNNNNNNNNNNNNNNNNNNNNNNNNNNNNNNNNNNNNNNNNNNNNNNNNNNNNNNNNNNNNNNNNNNNNNNNNNNNNNNNNNNNNNNNNNNNNNNNNNNNNNNNNNNNNNNNNNNNNNNNNNNNNNNNNNNNNNNNNNNNNNNNNNNNNNNNNNNNNNNNNNNNNNNNNNNNNNNNNNNNNNNNNNNNNNNNNNNNNNNNNNNNNNNNNNNNNNNNNNNNNNNNNNNNNNNNNNNNNNNNNNNNNNNNNNNNNNNNNNNNNNNNNNNNNNNNNNNNNNNNNNNNNNNNNNNNNNNNNNNNNNNNNNNNNNNNNNNNNNNNNNNNNNNNNNNNNNNNNNNNNNNNNNNNNNNNNNNNNNNNNNNNNNNNNNNNNNNNNNNNNNNNNNNNNNNNNNNNNNNNNNNNNNNNNNNNNNNNNNNNNNNNNNNNNNNNNNNNNNNNNNNNNNNNNNNNNNNNNNNNNNNNNNNNNNNNNNNNNNNNNNNNNNNNNNNNNNNNNNNNNNNNNNNNNNNNNNNNNNNNNNNNNNNNNNNNNNNNNNNNNNNNNNNNNNNNNNNNNNNNNNNNNNNNNNNNNNNNNNNNNNNNNNNNNNNNNNNNNNNNNNNNNNNNNNNNNNNNNNNNNNNNNNNNNNNNNNNNNNNNNNNNNNNNNNNNNNNNNNNNNNNNNNNNNNNNNNNNNNNNNNNNNNNNNNNNNNNNNNNNNNNNNNNNNNNNNNNNNNNNNNNNNNNNNNNNNNNNNNNNNNNNNNNNNNNNNNNNNNNNNNNNNNNNNNNNNNNNNNNNNNNNNNNNNNNNNNNNNNNNNNNNNNNNNNNNNNNNNNNNNNNNNNNNNNNNNNNNNNNNNNNNNNNNNNNNNNNNNNNNNNNNNNNNNNNNNNNNNNNNNNNNNNNNNNNNNNNNNNNNNNNNNNNNNNNNNNNNNNNNNNNNNNNNNNNNNNNNNNNNNNNNNNNNNNNNNNNNNNNNNNNNNNNNNNNNNNNNNNNNNNNNNNNNNNNNNNNNNNNNNNNNNNNNNNNNNNNNNNNNNNNNNNNNNNNNNNNNNNNNNNNNNNNNNNNNNNNNNNNNNNNNNNNNNNNNNNNNNNNNNNNNNNNNNNNNNNNNNNNNNNNNNNNNNNNNNNNNNNNNNNNNNNNNNNNNNNNNNNNNNNNNNNNNNNNNNNNNNNNNNNNNNNNNNNNNNNNNNNNNNNNNNNNNNNNNNNNNNNNNNNNNNNNNNNNNNNNNNNNNNNNNNNNNNNNNNNNNNNNNNNNNNNNNNNNNNNNNNNNNNNNNNNNNNNNNNNNNNNNNNNNNNNNNNNNNNNNNNNNNNNNNNNNNNNNNNNNNNNNNNNNNNNNNNNNNNNNNNNNNNNNNNNNNNNNNNNNNNNNNNNNNNNNNNNNNNNNNNNNNNNNNNNNNNNNNNNNNNNNNNNNNNNNNNNNNNNNNNNNNNNNNNNNNNNNNNNNNNNNNNNNNNNNNNNNNNNNNNNNNNNNNNNNNNNNNNNNNNNNNNNNNNNNNNNNNNNNNNNNNNNNNNNNNNNNNNNNNNNNNNNNNNNNNNNNNNNNNNNNNNNNNNNNNNNNNNNNNNNNNNNNNNNNNNNNNNNNNNNNNNNNNNNNNNNNNNNNNNNNNNNNNNNNNNNNNNNNNNNNNNNNNNNNNNNNNNNNNNNNNNNNNNNNNNNNNNNNNNNNNNNNNNNNNNNNNNNNNNNNNNNNNNNNNNNNNNNGTATTTAGAACTGTGGGATGGGGGATTCCCTGCAATTCAGATTTGGGATTCCCATGGTGTGGATACAGGAGGTGCACATAAATGTCAGGGTGAGCCatatggggctgggggtcatTTGAGGACCCCATGGTGAGGATTTGGGTGTCCATGGTGATGTCCAGTGCAGGCCCTAAGGGGCaggttgggatttggggtccaCTAACACAGGCACTTACCGGGATCTGAAGGGCCTCAGTCATTGCTGGGGGGACACCTGCATCAAAAAGGAGACGGGAAAGAGTGCGGGTTCTGTGGGGGCCATGAGGGACATATGGGGGATCTGTACGTAACCTATAGGGGATCAAAGGACAGGAAGGGGATTCTTGGGGGGATCTATAGGGGATGGAAACCATTCAATTCCTTCCTCACCAGGGCTCTCATCTCTCTGTGTCCAGAGGCTGCGGGCATCGAGCACGAAGTAGAGGCCCAGGCAGAAGACGAATACAGCAGCGCAGCCCCTCACCACCGCCACCACCAGGTTCCCACGGGGGAATGGCCCCTTGGCACCTGTGGGGTCAGGGTGTTTGGGTGTCACCATCACAGAGCTGGGATTCAGTGACAGTGCCACCCACGGGTGACACTGAGGGCAGACAAATTGGGGTCTCAGACCTAACATGGGTTGCAGGTGTGGGTGTCACCTGCAGCATCACGTTATCTACAAGGAGTGAGGACAGAAATGTGTGGTCCTAGATGTTCTAGGAGTACGTATTGGTGCCAAAACAGGCCAGCGTCCCTGCAAAGTGGCTGAAGGTGGCTGTGCCCCACCAGTGGGATCCTGGTGCTGGGTAGGGGCTGAGCATTCACCTCTGTGCAGGAGGAATGTGACACTATAACGGTCATTCCAGCACTGGGTGGTGATATCGTCACCATTGCCACACGTTCCCTGGGCTCAGGGAAA
Coding sequences within:
- the LOC110391892 gene encoding platelet glycoprotein VI-like isoform X1, producing MPLAGWCLVAASRAQHLPRPSLSLHPSQGVSLGDTVTLRCHVPQTAARVWLYQDGHLMSEKDVDKVQDTAEFFLVGIKPEDAVKYWCQYQILEPLWTSNMSDPVELMVTDPRFPPPGISMSPDECVKVGMNVTMQCRNNSYGGIIFLHKDGHSAPIQHQEPNGGGMANFTLVGVTPADTGTYRCSYRVGSSYLLFSPLGDNVTLKVTPATAHPGAERMSRGNLVVAVVRGCAAALVFGLGLYFILDARSFWIRRDESPCGEGA